Below is a genomic region from Microbacterium esteraromaticum.
AGCGCCGGCGGATCATCCGATCGCCGGACGCTCCTTGGGCAGTTCATAGGCGATCCGCCGCTCGCGCAGCGCGAGAGCCGAACCGAGGGTGAGGGGGCCGATACGGCCGAGGAACATGAGCAGCACGAGGATCATCTGCGCCGCGGGCGGCAGAGACGCGGTGATACCCGTCGACAGGCCCACGGTGCCGAAGGCCGACACGACTTCGAACAGCACGCGGTCGAGGTCGAGGTCAGTCATCGCGAGGATGGCGATCACCCCGGCCATGACGGCGGCGAGCGCGACGAGCACCACGGTGATCGCCTCGCGGTGCACGGCGCGCGAGAGCCGCTTGCCGAACACGTTCACGGCGGCGCCGCCACGCAGCTCGGTCCACAGGATGAAGAACAGCACGGCGAACGTCGTCACCTTGATGCCGCCAGCGGTGCCGGCGGGGCCGCCGCCGATGAACATCAGCACGTCGGTGATCAGCCAGGTCTCGTCGTTCATCGCACCGACGTCGACGCTGTTGAACCCGGCTGTGCGGGCCTGGGTCGAATAGACGAATCCGGCCAGCACCCGCGACCACGGGTCGAGCGACCCGAAGGTGCGCGGGTTGCCCCACTCGATCACCGTCACACTCAGGGCGCCCACCGTGAGCAGGGCGACGGTCGCGGTGAGCACGATGCGCGTGTTCATGGTCCAGTGCAGCGGCCGGCGCAGCTCGCGGCGCAGCTGGCGCAGAACGGGGAAGCCCAGCCCGCCGAGGATGATCGCGGCGCAGATCGGCAGGGTGATCCAGGGATCGGAGACGAAGCCCATGAGGCTGTCGGTGTAGAGCGCGAAGCCGGCGTTGTTGAACGACGAGACGGCGTGGAACACGGCGTGCCGCGCTGCGCGACCGACGTCGTAGCCATGGCCGGTCAGGAAGCGCACGAACAGAATCACCGCGACGATGGCCTCGATGGTGAGGGTGGTGAGCAGGATGCCCGTCGCCAGGCGCCGAACATCGCCCGCGCCGGGCGACTTCGTCTCGGTCGTCGTGATCATGCGCGAGCGCACCGACAGCCGTCGGGCGAGCGCGAGCCCGATCAACGCGGCGAACAGCATGATCCCCAGCCCGCCGAGCTGGATGAGCAGCATGATGACGACCTTGCCGAATGCGCTCCAGTGCACCGCGGTGTCGACCACGATGAGACCGGTCACGCACACCGCCGAAGTGGACGTGAAGAGCGCTTCGAGAGGGCCGGTCCACTGCCCGTCGGCCGATGAGATGGGCAGCATGAGCACCAGGGCGCCGAGCAGAATGGCCGCGGCGAATCCTGTCACGATCACCTGGGCGGGTGCGAGGTGTCGTGCGAGCCTCGCTCTCACGCGAGCACCAGCCGGTAGCCCATCCCCGCTTCGGTGAGGAGGTGCTCCGGTCGGCCCGGTTCGCGTTCGAGCTTCTTGCGCAGCTGCGACATGTACAGCCGCAGATACCCCGAGTCGGTCACCTGGTCGCTGCCCCAGATCTCGCGCAGCAGCTCGTGACGGGTGACGAGGGCGCCGGGATGCCGGCACAGGTGCTCCAGCATCCGCCACTCGGTCGGCGTGAGATGCACCGGCGCGCCGGCGCGGGTGACGAGGGTGGCGGCGAGGTCGACGACCACGTCGCCGAACCGCACCACCGACTCCGCCGTCTCGCCGATCGGCGCGGCGCGGCGCGCGAGGGCGCGCAGGCGCGCAAGCAGCTCGTCGACCTGGAACGGCTTGGTCACGAAGTCGTCGGCCCCGGCATCCAGCGCATCGACCTTGTCGGCCGAGCCGGTGCGGCCGGAGACGACGATGATCGGTGCCCGGGTCCAGCCGCGCAGCGCGTGGATCACCTCCATGCCGTCCAGCCGCGGCATCCCGAGGTCGAGCAGGATGATGTCGGGATGCGACTGAGCTGCGAGCGTGATCGCCTCGGCGCCGTCGGATGCGGCGATCACGTCGTAGCCGTGCGCGGCGAGCGTGATGCGCAGGGCCCGCACGAGCTGCGGATCGTCGTCGGCGATAAGAAGCTTCACTCCGTCTCCTCCCCAGGGGAAGCCGGATGGGATCCGGACGGAGGGGCGAGGGGAAGCGAGACGATCATGGTCAGCCCGCCGCCGGGGGTGTCCTCGGGGATGAGCGTGCCGCCCATGCCCTCGGTGAAGCCCTTCGACAGGGCGAGCCCCAGCCCCAGGCCGGTGGTGTTGTCGGTGTCGCCCAGGCGCTGGAAGGGTGCGAACATGCTCTCCTGTCGTGCCGCGGGGACGCCGACGCCGCGGTCGATGACCCGGATCTCGCCGTAGCCTCCGCGCCGCGCGGTCGAGACCAGCACGGGCTCGCCCGCCGGCGCGTGCCGATGCGCGTTGGCGAGCAGATTGACGACCACGCGCTGCAGCAGCACCGCATCGGCGAGCAGCGGCGCGAGTCCTGGGTCGAGTCGCAGCTCGACCTCCGAGGGCGGAAGGCTCAGCTCGTCGAGAGCGGCGAGCACGGTGTTCTCGGCATCGGTCGGTGCCAGCGACACGGCCAGCACGCCTGCCTGCACGCGGCTCACGTCGAGCAGGTCGGTGACCAGCGTCGACAGTGTCGCGAGGCTCTCGTCGGCTGTCGCCAGCAGCTCCTCGCGGTCGGCGGGAGAGAGGTCGTGCGCACCGCGGAGTCCGCCGACCGCAGCCATGGCGGAGGCGAGCGGGCGACGTACGTCGTGACTCAGAGCGGAGAGCAGGGCGCTGCGCACCTGGTCGGTCTCGGCCAGTGCCTCGGCCCGCTGCGCGGTGGCGCTGAGGTCGGTGTGCTCCATCGCCGCCCCGAGCTGGGCGACGATCACCTCCAGTAGACGTCGTGCCGGAGCATCCAGTGGTCCGCCGTGCAGTTCGAGCACGGCCTCCGGAGCGCCGTCGGCGTCACGGCCGACCTCGACGGTGGTGGACCGTCCGTCGCGCACCGGCTCGCCGTCGACGGCGAGCACCTCTCCCGAGCGCGACAGCAGGCGCACGCCGCTGAGCCCGAACGCCTCGCGAGCGCGCGAGATCAGCGCCTGCACCGCGTGCTCGCCGCGCAGCACGTTGCCCGCGACTGACACGAGCAGCTCCGCCTCGGCTGTCGCACGCACGGCCGCGCGCCCGCGTCGGGCAGCGACGCTGACGATCAGACCGACCAGCACGGCGATCACCACGTAGAGCGCCAGCGCGATGGCGTGCAGCGGGTGCGCGACGGTGATCGAGAACTGCGGGGCGACGAACAGCAGATCGAGCGTGAGCCCTGAGAGCACGGCGGCGAAGACCGCGGGGAACAGGCCGCCGATCAGGGCCACCACGACCACGAGCAGCTGATACCAGAGCACCTCGGCGGTGATCGACTCGGGGCTCCGCAGCGTGAACAGGGTCCAGGTCAGCAGCGGGCCGAAGATCAGCGCGACCGCGAACCCGGCGACCTGGCGCCGCCATCCGAGCGCCACTCCGGTGACGCGGGGCAGGACGCCCCGCACGCCCGCCGCGCTCTCGCCGCTCATCGCTGCCCTCCCGTTCGCATCCTAGACGCGGGCCCCGCTCCGATGCGCGCGTCGTCGGCTCGCGAATCCGGGTGCCAGGCATCCGCTGCGGCGCCCGTCGATCCGGCATCCGGGGGTCCGGCCGGACGCTGCGCCCGGCGACCGGAGGCCGCCAGCGGTCGACCTGCGCGCTCCTGACCGGGTACGGGACGCGAGCGGCGGCCGTAGATGAGCTCGGACGAGTCGAGCAGCCATGGCACGAGCGTGATCGACACCCCGTGCACGAGCATCAGCTGGTTCGCGATCCGCCTGGCTCGGCGGTTGTGCAGCAGCGCCTCCCACCAGTGGCCGACGATGTACTGCGGCAGGTACACCGTGACGACGCTCGAGCCGTGCTTCTCTCGGTACCGGTCGATGAACTCTGCCACCGGCTGCGCGTACGAGCGATACGGCGAATCGAGGATCACCAGGGGCACGGGCATCCGCCGTGCGGC
It encodes:
- a CDS encoding TrkH family potassium uptake protein; this translates as MRARLARHLAPAQVIVTGFAAAILLGALVLMLPISSADGQWTGPLEALFTSTSAVCVTGLIVVDTAVHWSAFGKVVIMLLIQLGGLGIMLFAALIGLALARRLSVRSRMITTTETKSPGAGDVRRLATGILLTTLTIEAIVAVILFVRFLTGHGYDVGRAARHAVFHAVSSFNNAGFALYTDSLMGFVSDPWITLPICAAIILGGLGFPVLRQLRRELRRPLHWTMNTRIVLTATVALLTVGALSVTVIEWGNPRTFGSLDPWSRVLAGFVYSTQARTAGFNSVDVGAMNDETWLITDVLMFIGGGPAGTAGGIKVTTFAVLFFILWTELRGGAAVNVFGKRLSRAVHREAITVVLVALAAVMAGVIAILAMTDLDLDRVLFEVVSAFGTVGLSTGITASLPPAAQMILVLLMFLGRIGPLTLGSALALRERRIAYELPKERPAIG
- a CDS encoding response regulator is translated as MKLLIADDDPQLVRALRITLAAHGYDVIAASDGAEAITLAAQSHPDIILLDLGMPRLDGMEVIHALRGWTRAPIIVVSGRTGSADKVDALDAGADDFVTKPFQVDELLARLRALARRAAPIGETAESVVRFGDVVVDLAATLVTRAGAPVHLTPTEWRMLEHLCRHPGALVTRHELLREIWGSDQVTDSGYLRLYMSQLRKKLEREPGRPEHLLTEAGMGYRLVLA